One Mauremys mutica isolate MM-2020 ecotype Southern chromosome 9, ASM2049712v1, whole genome shotgun sequence DNA segment encodes these proteins:
- the LOC123377529 gene encoding growth hormone secretagogue receptor type 1-like, which translates to MDSFSNYSYFQNDTDYYEEQSFSLFDIHVLVPVTIIASILFFLGITGNLLTLFIFKRYKEMRTTVNMYLSSMALSDILIFLGLPSDLYRIWKYKPYIFGDFLCKFLFYLSETCTYCTILHITTLSVERYFAICFPLKAKTTITKCRVKRVILSLWGWALLTASPILFLFGVEHRNGSLPDEAKECNYIERSARTGLLETMTWVSTIYFFLPVLCLTLLYGLICGKLWRTRHKLRGPQAASREKYHKQTVKMLAVVVLAFVLCWLPFHIGRILFAQTTTILYDITQYFNLIAMLLFYLGASINPILYNVMSQKYRKATSKILNYSQVWQSRNLTRSERTSLEGTEVSSVM; encoded by the exons ATGGATTCCTTCTCAAATTACAGCTATTTCCAAAATGATACAGACTACTATGAAGAGCAGTCATTTTCTTTATTTGATATTCATGTCCTGGTGCCTGTGACTATAATTGCCAGCATCTTGTTTTTCTTGGGTATCACTGGGAATTTGCTAACACTATTCATTTTCAAAAGATACAAGGAAATGAGGACTACAGTTAACATGTATTTATCCAGCATGGCATTGTCTGACATTCTGATTTTCCTTGGTCTGCCTTCTGATTTGTACAGGATTTGGAAATACAAACCATACATATTTGGGGATTTCCTCTGcaaatttttattttatctcAGTGAAACCTGCACATATTGCACCATCTTGCACATCACCACTTTGAGTGTCGAGCGGTATTTTGCAATATGCTTTCCTTTGAAAGCCAAAACGACAATCACTAAATGCAGGGTGAAAAGGGTCATCCTTTCTTTATGGGGGTGGGCTCTCCTGACTGCCAGCCCAATTCTGTTCCTGTTTGGTGTGGAACACCGCAATGGAAGCCTGCCTGATGAAGCCAAGGAGTGCAATTACATAGAACGCTCAGCCCGCACAGGGCTTTTAGAAACAATGACTTGGGTTTCAACCATTTATTTTTTCCTACCAGTGCTTTGCCTGACTCTGCTCTATGGACTCATCTGTGGAAAGCTTTGGCGAACCAGGCACAAGCTGAGAGGACCTCAGGCCGCAAGCAGAGAAAAGTACCACAAGCAAACTGTCAAAATGCTAG cTGTAGTAGTCCTGGCCTTTGTGCTGTGTTGGCTACCATTCCACATTGGCCGAATCCTCTTTGCCCAGACTACAACCATCCTGTATGACATCACTCAGTACTTCAATCTCATCGCCATGCTTCTCTTTTACCTTGGAGCATCTATAAACCCAATACTTTACAATGTCATGTCACAAAAATACAGAAAAGCAACGAGCAAAATCCTGAACTACAGTCAAGTCTGGCAATCCAGAAATTTGACAAGGAGCGAAAGGACTTCTCTTGAAGGTACAGAAGTCAGTTCTGTCATGTAA